One segment of Natranaeroarchaeum aerophilus DNA contains the following:
- a CDS encoding succinylglutamate desuccinylase/aspartoacylase family protein produces the protein MDDSSGHTTDRVTLARLPSGVAIETTVHRYEGVESGPTVYVQAAQHGREINGTEVLRRVHDRLAADVQAGTVIAVPVANPITFDRVSYTTPEQLDSVNSNMNRVWPGREAGTLHQRMAARLWTYAADVDLVVDLHTGSPEMLPHVVYTAGDERSRELAEAFGTDLLLAEPSGEDAPDEWRQRGFGGKLRVAAANEGIPAITPELAHNKQFVESAIDTGITGLFNVLRELDVLSGSPVDNGETRQARNHLGNVDASSSGLFRVTAEYELGETVPDGATLGTVYDPTTYERLQTVRTDRAGVLYALTREATVTVGDRLAGIAVVD, from the coding sequence ATGGACGATAGTTCCGGGCACACGACCGACCGAGTGACGCTGGCCCGGCTTCCGTCAGGCGTGGCGATCGAGACGACGGTTCACCGGTACGAGGGCGTCGAGTCGGGGCCGACGGTCTACGTGCAGGCCGCCCAGCACGGCCGCGAGATCAACGGCACCGAAGTGCTCAGACGGGTTCACGACCGACTCGCCGCCGACGTACAGGCGGGGACGGTTATCGCTGTCCCAGTCGCGAACCCTATCACGTTCGATCGGGTGTCCTACACGACGCCCGAGCAACTGGACAGCGTCAACTCGAACATGAACCGGGTCTGGCCGGGCCGGGAGGCAGGGACGCTGCACCAGCGAATGGCCGCTCGACTCTGGACGTACGCGGCGGATGTGGATCTCGTCGTCGACCTGCACACCGGCAGTCCCGAGATGTTACCGCACGTCGTCTACACTGCGGGTGACGAGCGATCCCGGGAGCTGGCTGAAGCGTTCGGCACCGACCTCCTGCTGGCAGAACCCTCCGGTGAGGACGCGCCCGACGAGTGGCGACAGCGTGGCTTCGGCGGAAAGCTACGGGTCGCGGCTGCCAACGAGGGGATTCCGGCGATCACGCCCGAGCTGGCCCACAACAAGCAGTTCGTCGAGTCGGCAATTGACACCGGCATCACGGGGCTGTTCAACGTTTTGCGAGAACTCGACGTCCTGTCCGGATCGCCGGTCGACAACGGGGAGACGCGACAGGCACGGAACCACCTCGGTAACGTCGACGCCAGCTCATCCGGGCTGTTTCGGGTGACTGCCGAGTACGAACTCGGGGAGACAGTCCCGGATGGTGCGACGCTCGGAACGGTATACGATCCGACGACATACGAACGGCTCCAGACCGTCCGTACTGACCGTGCAGGTGTACTCTACGCGCTCACACGGGAAGCAACAGTTACCGTCGGAGACCGGCTTGCGGGGATTGCGGTCGTCGATTAG
- a CDS encoding KaiC domain-containing protein, translated as MDDDEPEEDWFEQDADDQTDDLFVGEWAVEAEDDTDGADREGTTGDSDDEAAESDPMAFSEAAESDASTAFDEAAADLEEAFEDIADEEADTGADYGMIPTAETASDPEGEEATGDDTGEGLFDQGFGEALGSAPDLPAETTDDIDDDLGDEFDFGGEFDMGTDDFETLDSGGFEEDPDSDIDRIALGIEGLDAMIQGGVPAQSLMVAIGSAGTGKTTLGLQFLAEGLRNGERGVYITLEESRRRVIRSATEKGFAFDEYADAGDLAVVDIDPVEMANSLQSIRSELPRLVDEFGASRLVLDSVSLLEMMYDERATRRNQIYNFTKSLKQSGVTTLMTSEASEDTAFASRHGIVEYLTDAVFVLRYIRPSDFRETQMAIEIQKIRDANHSRETKPYEITSEGINVYRQANIF; from the coding sequence ATGGATGACGACGAACCGGAGGAAGACTGGTTCGAACAGGACGCCGATGACCAGACAGACGACCTGTTCGTGGGCGAATGGGCTGTCGAAGCCGAGGACGACACAGACGGGGCTGACAGGGAGGGAACGACAGGGGATAGCGACGACGAAGCTGCCGAATCGGATCCGATGGCGTTCAGCGAAGCCGCCGAATCAGACGCCTCAACGGCGTTCGACGAAGCCGCCGCCGACCTCGAGGAGGCATTCGAGGATATCGCGGACGAGGAGGCCGATACCGGTGCGGATTATGGGATGATACCAACCGCGGAGACTGCATCCGACCCGGAGGGAGAGGAGGCAACTGGCGACGACACCGGCGAGGGACTCTTCGATCAGGGCTTTGGCGAAGCCCTCGGGAGCGCGCCGGATCTACCGGCGGAGACCACCGACGACATCGATGACGATCTGGGCGACGAGTTCGACTTCGGTGGGGAGTTCGACATGGGAACGGACGACTTCGAGACCCTCGACAGCGGGGGGTTCGAGGAGGATCCCGACTCCGACATCGACCGGATCGCGCTCGGCATCGAGGGGCTCGACGCGATGATTCAGGGTGGCGTCCCCGCCCAGTCCCTGATGGTCGCGATCGGGAGCGCCGGAACCGGCAAGACCACGCTCGGCCTGCAGTTCCTCGCCGAGGGGCTTCGCAACGGCGAGCGGGGCGTCTACATCACGCTGGAGGAATCACGGCGGCGCGTCATCCGGAGTGCGACCGAGAAGGGGTTTGCCTTCGACGAGTATGCCGATGCGGGCGACCTCGCCGTCGTCGATATCGACCCCGTCGAGATGGCAAACAGCCTCCAGAGCATCCGGAGCGAACTCCCACGGCTGGTCGACGAGTTCGGAGCCTCCCGGCTCGTGCTCGACTCGGTCTCCCTCCTGGAGATGATGTACGACGAACGGGCGACACGACGCAACCAGATCTACAACTTCACAAAGAGCCTGAAACAGTCGGGTGTCACGACACTGATGACGAGCGAAGCCAGCGAGGATACGGCCTTCGCCTCCCGGCATGGTATCGTCGAGTATCTGACCGATGCCGTGTTCGTGCTCCGGTATATCCGCCCCTCGGACTTCCGGGAGACACAGATGGCGATCGAGATCCAGAAGATCAGGGACGCCAACCACTCCCGAGAAACCAAACCGTACGAGATCACCAGCGAGGGGATCAACGTCTACCGGCAGGCCAACATCTTCTAA
- a CDS encoding universal stress protein: MNYLLGTDSVHTTASACDYLEQRVDAADTVVAVHVQSTEGDTRDGREALNVATVRLGAIADVVTEQRTGDPAEELLASATGHDVDELIIGPRSGEPGSDSRAGSVATELLSQSSIPVVVVPLEAL, translated from the coding sequence ATGAACTATCTTCTCGGCACGGACTCGGTCCATACCACCGCGAGCGCCTGTGATTATCTGGAGCAACGTGTTGATGCCGCCGATACCGTGGTCGCAGTTCACGTCCAGTCGACGGAGGGCGACACGCGGGATGGCCGCGAGGCGCTCAACGTCGCGACTGTTCGGCTCGGCGCGATTGCCGATGTCGTGACCGAACAGCGCACTGGCGATCCGGCCGAGGAGTTGCTCGCCAGTGCCACCGGTCACGATGTCGACGAACTGATTATCGGTCCCCGGAGCGGCGAACCCGGAAGTGATAGCAGGGCTGGCTCCGTTGCCACCGAACTACTCTCACAGTCCTCGATACCGGTCGTCGTGGTTCCGCTGGAGGCGCTGTGA
- a CDS encoding alpha/beta hydrolase, which produces MSESVLVPGGRDVRASLDQDGGASDAVVVACPPHPEHGGSRHDARLTAVSDALVATGIDCLRFDYGPWDGGRGERTDAENAVSWASDRYVRVGLFGYSFGATVALLAAAETQVDAVSALAPTATLGSELDALAALEAIHAPVQVVYGVRDSTVEWESVVERARELGHRTDDLAADHFFVGQHGSVAETVVAFLRESLAEKRTS; this is translated from the coding sequence ATGTCAGAATCGGTGCTCGTCCCCGGCGGGCGCGACGTTCGGGCATCGCTCGATCAGGACGGTGGTGCGAGCGACGCAGTTGTGGTCGCCTGCCCGCCCCATCCCGAACACGGCGGGAGCCGTCACGACGCCAGACTGACCGCCGTCTCGGACGCGCTCGTCGCGACCGGAATCGACTGTCTGCGCTTCGATTACGGCCCGTGGGACGGGGGACGCGGTGAGCGCACTGACGCCGAGAACGCGGTCTCGTGGGCCAGCGACCGGTACGTCCGGGTCGGACTATTCGGGTACAGCTTCGGGGCGACGGTCGCGCTGCTCGCCGCCGCCGAGACCCAGGTGGATGCTGTCTCGGCGCTCGCGCCAACCGCCACACTCGGGTCCGAACTGGACGCCCTCGCTGCACTCGAAGCCATCCACGCGCCGGTACAGGTCGTCTACGGCGTGCGGGACTCGACAGTCGAATGGGAGTCAGTCGTCGAGCGCGCCCGAGAGCTGGGCCACCGCACCGACGACCTCGCCGCCGACCACTTTTTCGTCGGCCAGCACGGGTCGGTTGCCGAGACGGTCGTCGCGTTTCTCCGCGAGAGCCTCGCGGAGAAGCGCACCTCGTAG
- a CDS encoding PspA/IM30 family protein, giving the protein MGVLSRASYVIRSKVNALLNRAEDPGETLDYSYEQLRDELQDVKKGIADLTTQKKRLEMQKRKLEDNVEKHNEQARQAVKQDREDLARRALEKKKTKMTQIEELEGQIADLQNTQDGLVEQKETLQQRIEEFRTKKETIKARHEAAEASARVSEAVTGAGDQFGDVNRAIERAEENTEELEARSAALDELQEEGVLEDQLSDKSDLERELEDVHTQGTVESELDTLKADMGKETESESTSDDPQSVAEPDLEAELDEDVDVDAELADSEIDAELEELRDDEN; this is encoded by the coding sequence ATGGGAGTACTCTCGCGCGCCAGCTACGTTATCCGGTCGAAGGTGAACGCCCTCCTCAACCGGGCCGAAGACCCGGGTGAGACGCTCGATTACTCGTACGAACAGCTCCGGGACGAGCTACAGGACGTCAAGAAGGGAATCGCCGACCTGACGACCCAGAAGAAGCGTCTGGAGATGCAGAAACGAAAGCTCGAGGACAACGTCGAGAAACACAACGAACAGGCCCGACAGGCCGTCAAACAGGACCGCGAGGATCTGGCTCGCCGCGCCCTCGAAAAGAAGAAGACGAAGATGACCCAGATCGAGGAGCTGGAGGGCCAGATCGCCGACCTCCAGAACACACAGGACGGGCTCGTCGAACAGAAAGAGACCCTCCAGCAGCGCATCGAGGAGTTCCGCACCAAAAAGGAGACGATCAAGGCACGCCACGAGGCCGCCGAAGCGAGCGCGCGCGTCTCCGAAGCGGTGACGGGTGCAGGAGATCAGTTCGGCGACGTGAACCGGGCGATCGAGCGCGCCGAGGAGAACACCGAAGAGCTGGAGGCTCGCTCCGCAGCGCTGGACGAACTGCAGGAGGAAGGCGTCCTCGAGGATCAGCTCTCGGACAAAAGCGACCTCGAGCGCGAACTCGAAGATGTCCACACGCAGGGGACGGTCGAGTCCGAACTCGATACGCTGAAAGCCGACATGGGCAAAGAGACCGAGAGCGAATCGACGTCAGATGATCCCCAGTCGGTCGCGGAGCCGGACCTCGAAGCGGAACTCGACGAGGACGTCGATGTCGACGCCGAACTCGCCGACTCGGAGATCGACGCGGAGCTCGAAGAGCTGCGCGACGACGAGAACTGA
- a CDS encoding rhodanese-like domain-containing protein codes for MSPTYPDELDEQLDDDAPFVLDIRPRTAYQSGAIEGSHNIPVYDELRGGDESSFRAGFDELPDDEEIVVVCKMGIVAKRATQILTDEGYDASTLAGGMSSWNGYQSGSLGYKLRSLFWSVRR; via the coding sequence GTGTCACCCACGTATCCGGACGAGCTGGACGAGCAACTCGACGACGACGCCCCGTTCGTCCTCGACATTCGGCCTCGAACCGCCTACCAGTCGGGGGCGATCGAGGGCAGCCATAACATCCCTGTCTACGACGAGCTCCGTGGCGGCGACGAGTCGTCGTTCCGCGCGGGCTTCGACGAACTCCCCGACGACGAGGAGATCGTCGTCGTCTGCAAGATGGGGATCGTCGCGAAGCGCGCGACTCAGATCCTGACCGACGAGGGCTACGACGCGAGCACGCTTGCGGGCGGGATGAGCAGCTGGAACGGCTACCAGTCGGGCTCGCTCGGATACAAACTGCGATCCCTGTTCTGGAGTGTGCGCCGGTAG